The Arabidopsis thaliana chromosome 5, partial sequence genomic interval CAAAGTGGGCTTTCTTTTAGCATCTACGCGATTGTGTGGTTGActacttttcttttaagtataatttcatagttttgttttatttcattttagtaTATACAGTACTACAACTGTGTAGTTAACTTACTACAGTAGCATGTATTTCATTTGACCAAAACTTTGGTATATCAATTAacgtttttactttttactttttactttttacacTCCTGGTTTACCCAATTTTGTGCAAAATGATGCTTATCCATGAAGACCGGACCCGGTTATGTAAGATCCACGAGGTTTATTACGTTCGGATCTGCTCCTTTATCTCCATTTCTCAGCTGgggtagagagagagatctagGGTTTCGAAAGAAGAGCGATCGATCATGAGAAGACGCAgcaaaaagatcaaaaccgAGAACAACAGCAATCCAGAAACGTCGgaagagagaaacaagttTGATGAAATCCCTCATGACCTAGTGATCGAGATACTTGAAAGATTGCCTTTGAAATCTGTAGCCAGGTTTCTCACAGTATCCAAGTTATGGGCAACAACTATACGCAGTCCAGATTTCAGAAAATCTTACCGGGGTGGATCTTCGTCGGAGCCTCGTACCCTAATCGTTTCCGACCTAAATTTTAAGGAACCAAACCCAAAGTTGCATTTCTTCAGGCCGTCTATATCATCACCGTCTTTTCTATCAAGTCTGACATGTCCGTTCACATATCCTCGGCACGAAGAGTACTATTATCATCATGTTAATGGATTGATAAGCGTTGGATATGGTACAGACCAAATCGTAATTAACCCCACGACTGGAAAATTCATAACTTTACCAAGACCCAAAACAAGGAGAAAGCTCGTAATAAGTTTTTTCGGGTATGATTCAGTGAGTGATCAATACAAAGTGTTGTGCATGACGGAAAGACTGCGTGGCCATCCAGAAGAAGCATCATCTCAACATCAAGTGTACACATTGGGAGCTAAACAGAAATCATGGAAAATGATTAATTGTAGCATCCCTCACCGTCCTTGGTCGTGGAACGCCGTGTGCATAAATGGTGTTGTGTATTACATTGCTAAAACGGGGGAGGGTATGTTTCGTCGGTGCTTaatgagatttgatttgaagtCTGACAATTTGGATCTTTGCACTATTTTACCTGAAGAGATTCAAACAAGTCTACATGATTACTTTTTGATCAACTACAAGGGGAAAGTAGCCATACCCAATCAACCTAATTTCTATACATATGATGTGTGGGTTATGAATCAGGAAGGTGGAAAAATTGAATGGTTGAAGAATATAACTTTCACTATTAAACCTCGGAAGGGTTTTGTTCGTTATCTATTCGTCACAGGCACTACTCATACGGGTGAGTTTATTTTGGCACCAACGTCCTATACCGATGAGTTTTATGTCTTCCATTACAATCCCGACATGAATAGTTTTAGAAAGATAAGGGTTCAAGCACCCGGAGTTAAGTTTAGTTTTGCTCAGAAAGCTTCAGTTGTTTTTTCGGATCACGTAGAGAGTGTTTGGTTGTTGTAGGAGAGACATGGTTTTGATACCCATAATCATCAGTATCGAACCTTGGAAGAGTTTATTGCGTTTGGATAATTTACACATTAGAGGCTCTACTCATACGGCTACGGGAGAGTTTATTTTGGCACCACGGTTCTATTCTGATGATCTTAATGTTATCCATTTCAATCCCGACACGAATAGTTTTAGAAGCACTAAGGTTGAAGTATACGAAGACTATGAGTGAAAGCGTCATGGTACAAGAGCAATGGTTTTTCGGGATTACGTAGTCTTAAGTTTTTCTAGGAGAGACAGTTTCATGTTTTGATACCTATCGTATTTGAAATGTTTGCATTGATAGACCCTTTTTTAGGGAAATTTTTGTCACTTCATTGCTTAATTTAGTTAAACCAGTTGGATTTGTCTActttcttttctccttttacaactattatttatttcatctGTTTTAGGACATGCTTTATATGAATGAAtcatttatcatttatcaatCATTTAGTATCTAAAAGAGTTTATGCTCTTTGATATATCTACGAAGAATAATACTAAGGTGGGAGTCAATGTTTGAAATATTGATAAGCCGGAAGACGTAAGTAAGGGCTTGATTGGTTCTCCCTCTGCCACCCGCAAACGCTGCGTTTGCGGGTGATAGCGGTTATTAGCGGTTGGCACCAATCATAGAAACCGCTAGATACCGCTTCGGACCGCTCGAAATCGCCAGATTTCAAAAGCTCCTTCCCGCAAGCATTTGCGGTTGCGGGCGGTAGCGgttaagttaaaaaaaaatattaattaattaaaataattatgtctTCCACCCAAACCTTATACTTATTCTTatcagaaaaccctaatcaatgAAACCCTATTCTCTCAATTATGGCATCCACCCAAACTGACAAAAATCAAagtcaaaatcaagaatcaaacgtACGTATGATCTATCCTTTCATCCATTCATTAGCTAGTGTAATTCTCGGAATATTTCATGGCatcgttgtttttttttattttgtttttttttgagttttttgattgaatacatgttttgatttgttttctcgatTAGAAAATCATTTGGTCAAACGAGACCACATTTGCGTTACTTCAACGGGTTATTGTGGAGAAATAAACGGAAGAATCCAAAGACCCCAAAATCAGATTTCTAAGTGatgttcaaaaagaaaatattcttaagaatattAACGTTTGGAAAAAATTTGAGTTGGAGATGTGTTAAAAATCGTTTGGATATCTTGAAGAAACTTTATCATATGTATAGAGGCAATCCGGAAAACCCGCGAGTTCAACGTTATTTACAGTTTATCACACTACTTGATGCAATTTTTGGTGATGTACCAAATGCATAAAgtattaaactttttcttacaaaatttatttatttttgaatttttagttttatttatggttttaattattaagtatgtttaatttttcaaatattatcaatttatcataataatatattgtattttttttcttttaatagtaatatattatatttattttggttattttttatttaattactatcgCACCCGCTGGTTTACCAGTCATAAAACTCCCGCAAACGCACCCATAACCAAACGCTCAACCAGTCGTTCAAAACACTTGATAACGCTTGAAACCGCAACCGCCCGTTTCCGCAAACTCCCGCAACCGCAACCGCACCCGCTGCGTTTAAACCAGTCAGGCCCTAAGTGATGCATCTTgactaaataaaatttatgttaaattaCAAAAGTTGTCGATATAACAGCCGATTTGTCTATACTACTAAGGCCAGGACTTAGTAGTTGCGTTGATTCCTCTATATCATGTGTATGTCCGTTCCCATATCAGGTACCATTCTCATTATGTTAATAACTTGATTGTGGTCAAAAGcaaatcataattttaatgACTTTATTAAAGTATGAATCCAATAACTCGagatttatgaagattttaaattacattttacaaatcaaaatctaataacATTAAACTTTAACAGAGTcttataaaatcttaattgaataacacaagattttttaacatttcaaGTCACTAAAAATCCatataaatcacaaaccaataacaccttttagttaaaaatacagaaatccAAATCTCATGGTTTAAGGTGAgatttgaattaattttacaaaaatcatatgaacttccctaaaattatcaaaatcatttaaaaactcaagaaactcaaatcactttaaattctaatttgaaTACACGCCCTTTCTAAGTTTCAATATAAAAGAGCACTTGCTTTTCCGGATTACGTAGAGAGTCTTAGGTGTTTAGTAGGAGAGGCAGTTTCATGGCGttgatctctcttttttaacTTTGGTTGATTACTCTATTGATTACTTACTCTTATTTCACAAACAATCTTACctctttttataaaatcattcGGACTTTGTCTCCTTGCTTCTGGGGTATTATTGACACTATAGTTTCTGTCTACCAAAACGAGTTCGTGataacattattatacatATGAAAAGAGGTCATGATTTAATCCTCAACCCAATCCCACAAAAGGTATAAAGATGCATATATATACGTGAAGACGGGACCCGGGTACGTAAATCCACTTTACCAGTCGGGTATAGATATGTAGGTTCAAAAAAAGCGCATTGGTTATACCTTGTCTccatatttataagttttaaattattactatATACTCAGCTGGAAAAAAAGCATACAAAAGACAGagaaatctagggtttcgaAACCAGAGCGATCGATCATGATGAGAAGACGCaacaaaaagaccaaaaccgTGATCAGCAATCCAGAAACGTtggaagagagaaacaagttTGATGAAATCCCTCATGACCTAGTGATCGAGATTCTTGGGAGATTGCCTGCCAAATCTGTAGCTAGGTTTCTCACAGTATCCAAGTTATGGGCAACTAGTATCCGCAGTCTAGATTTCATCAAATCTTACCCGCTTGGATCTTCGTCGAAGCCTCGTACCTTAGTTGCTTCTAGTGAACCAGATCTCAATATGGAACACCACGAATGATACTTCTTCTCGCAGTCTTCCTCATCAACGTCTCTTGTATCACGTGTGAGTGTGACATGTCCGCTCCCATATTACTATGATCATCACTAATATCATCATGTTAATGGGTTGATAATCATTGGACATGGTCCAGAGCAAGTCGTGGCTAACCCTAGCACAGGTCGAACCATACCTTTACCAAGAGTCAAAACCAGGAGAACGATAGCAACAAGTTTTTTCGGGTATGATTCTGTTAGTGATCAATACAAAGTGTTGTGTATGACGGTAAAAGCGTATGGTGATCTGAGGGATGAGTCATCTCAACATCAAGTATTCACATTGGGAGCTAAAAAGAAATCATTCAGAATGATAGATACTAGTATTATTCCTCACCGTCCTTGCTCTAACGGTGTGTGCATAGATAGTGTTGTGTATTATGTTGCTAAAACGGGGGCGGGAATGTTGCATCTATGCATAATGAGATTTGACTTGAGTTCTGAAATATTGGATCTTTTTACTAGTTTGCCTCAAGAGATTCGACCTCCAAGTTGAATTATTGAGAATTTGATAAACTACGAGGGGAAACTAGCCATACCAACGGAAACTACTTCATATACATATGTTGTGTGGGTTATAGATCAGGATTCTGAAAAACATGAATGCTTGAAGAAATTAACTTTCAGTATTGAACCAGCTTGGAAGAATTCATTTGTTAATCTACGCCTCATAGGCTACACTACTCATACGTGTGAGTTTATTTTGCATCACCACACTATAATTATGAGATTTATGTCTCCCATTGCAATCCCGACACGAATAGTTTTAGACGCACTAAGGTTGAAGCATCCGCAGCGTTCAAGTTTCCTTTTATAAGAGCAATGGTTTTTCCGGATTACGTAGAGAGTGTTAGGATGTTGTAGGAGAGGCAGTTTCATGCTGTATAATACTCTCTTTATAAAACTTTAGCACTTATAAAGAGAGTATTCATTCGACGACTCTAATGTACAAAATCGAGGATGTAATTGTACATTACAATTCACGATTACAATTCACGACTATACGTGCACATTACAATTCACGATTTTGG includes:
- a CDS encoding F-box and associated interaction domains-containing protein (F-box and associated interaction domains-containing protein; CONTAINS InterPro DOMAIN/s: F-box domain, cyclin-like (InterPro:IPR001810), F-box domain, Skp2-like (InterPro:IPR022364), F-box associated domain, type 3 (InterPro:IPR013187), F-box associated interaction domain (InterPro:IPR017451); BEST Arabidopsis thaliana protein match is: F-box and associated interaction domains-containing protein (TAIR:AT1G26515.1); Has 1863 Blast hits to 1807 proteins in 49 species: Archae - 0; Bacteria - 0; Metazoa - 0; Fungi - 0; Plants - 1861; Viruses - 0; Other Eukaryotes - 2 (source: NCBI BLink).); translated protein: MRRRSKKIKTENNSNPETSEERNKFDEIPHDLVIEILERLPLKSVARFLTVSKLWATTIRSPDFRKSYRGGSSSEPRTLIVSDLNFKEPNPKLHFFRPSISSPSFLSSLTCPFTYPRHEEYYYHHVNGLISVGYGTDQIVINPTTGKFITLPRPKTRRKLVISFFGYDSVSDQYKVLCMTERLRGHPEEASSQHQVYTLGAKQKSWKMINCSIPHRPWSWNAVCINGVVYYIAKTGEGMFRRCLMRFDLKSDNLDLCTILPEEIQTSLHDYFLINYKGKVAIPNQPNFYTYDVWVMNQEGGKIEWLKNITFTIKPRKGFVRYLFVTGTTHTGEFILAPTSYTDEFYVFHYNPDMNSFRKIRVQAPGVKFSFAQKASVVFSDHSLLRLDNLHIRGSTHTATGEFILAPRFYSDDLNVIHFNPDTNSFRSTKVEVYEDYE
- a CDS encoding F-box family protein (F-box family protein; CONTAINS InterPro DOMAIN/s: F-box domain, cyclin-like (InterPro:IPR001810), F-box domain, Skp2-like (InterPro:IPR022364), F-box associated domain, type 3 (InterPro:IPR013187), F-box associated interaction domain (InterPro:IPR017451); BEST Arabidopsis thaliana protein match is: F-box and associated interaction domains-containing protein (TAIR:AT1G26515.1); Has 901 Blast hits to 776 proteins in 18 species: Archae - 0; Bacteria - 0; Metazoa - 0; Fungi - 0; Plants - 901; Viruses - 0; Other Eukaryotes - 0 (source: NCBI BLink).); translated protein: MMRRRNKKTKTVISNPETLEERNKFDEIPHDLVIEILGRLPAKSVARFLTVSKLWATSIRSLDFIKSYPLGSSSKPRTLVASKQVVANPSTGRTIPLPRVKTRRTIATSFFGYDSVSDQYKVLCMTVKAYGDLRDESSQHQVFTLGAKKKSFRMIDTSIIPHRPCSNGVCIDSVVYYVAKTGAGMLHLCIMRFDLSSEILDLFTSLPQEIRPPS